A window of Corallococcus macrosporus DSM 14697 contains these coding sequences:
- a CDS encoding sigma 54-interacting transcriptional regulator, with translation MLEGDSTWRFSLPAEGVVLVGRDEQADLRLRDDSVSRRHARLVLTEEGARLVDLGSHNGTTLNGRPVDTAQPLLSGDVVSFGAVVAVVRTRARAAPAHAPLQAGRLMSRLGDEADRALRYGRPLTALVLALPEQGCAGREAVEALLAAEAGPAEAAGWLDGSHLLWLMPEVSGEPGEDGLGERVGALLAACPQGRLGIATCPSDGCDAESLVAAARAAARTAVSGAWAPAAESITRLTLADRTVLVADPAMAQLYSLLRRLAASELPVLVCGETGVGKENAAFAVHHWSPRSEKPFIAINCAALPEGLVESELFGHERGAFTGANTTRVGLLESAQGGTVFLDEVGELPASAQAKLLRALEVRRITRVGDVRERPIDLRVVAATHRDLEAEVEAGRFREDLYFRLGAATVLLPPLRERPREVPLLARDFLARACQALGREELELSASTLYALSRHAWPGNVRELRNLMDYAAAAVPENVVEPHHLPARMQQRGAGTPVPVLEQDAVPPPMEAERVAPPKARVPLAQELRELERRRMQEALDEAEGVQTRAAAMIGMPIRTFSFKLKQLGLNPRASRKGPPFG, from the coding sequence GTGTTGGAAGGGGATTCGACGTGGCGGTTCTCCTTGCCAGCCGAAGGCGTGGTGCTGGTGGGCCGCGACGAGCAAGCGGACCTGCGCCTGCGCGATGACAGTGTTTCGCGCCGCCACGCGCGGCTGGTGTTGACGGAGGAAGGCGCGCGCCTGGTGGACCTGGGCAGCCACAACGGCACCACCCTCAACGGCCGCCCGGTGGACACCGCGCAGCCCCTGCTGTCCGGTGACGTGGTGTCCTTTGGCGCCGTGGTGGCGGTGGTGCGCACGCGCGCACGCGCCGCTCCCGCGCACGCGCCGCTCCAGGCCGGGCGGCTGATGTCGCGGCTGGGTGACGAGGCGGACCGCGCCTTGCGTTATGGCCGGCCGCTCACCGCGCTGGTGCTCGCGCTGCCAGAACAGGGCTGCGCGGGGCGCGAGGCCGTGGAGGCGCTGCTGGCGGCGGAGGCGGGCCCCGCGGAGGCCGCGGGCTGGCTGGATGGCTCGCACCTGCTGTGGCTGATGCCCGAGGTCTCCGGAGAGCCAGGCGAGGACGGGCTGGGCGAGCGCGTCGGCGCGCTGCTGGCCGCGTGTCCCCAGGGGCGCCTGGGCATCGCGACCTGCCCCTCGGACGGCTGCGACGCGGAGTCCCTGGTGGCGGCGGCGCGCGCCGCGGCCCGGACCGCCGTGTCCGGCGCCTGGGCGCCCGCGGCCGAGAGCATCACCCGTCTGACGTTGGCGGACCGCACCGTGCTGGTCGCGGACCCCGCCATGGCCCAGCTCTACAGCCTGCTGCGCAGGCTGGCCGCCAGCGAGCTGCCCGTGCTGGTGTGCGGGGAGACGGGCGTGGGCAAGGAGAACGCCGCCTTCGCCGTGCACCATTGGTCTCCCCGCTCGGAGAAGCCCTTCATCGCCATCAACTGCGCGGCACTGCCGGAGGGGTTGGTGGAGAGCGAGTTGTTCGGCCACGAGCGCGGCGCCTTCACCGGGGCCAACACCACGCGCGTGGGGCTGCTGGAGAGCGCCCAGGGCGGCACCGTCTTCCTGGACGAGGTGGGCGAGCTGCCCGCCTCCGCGCAGGCCAAGCTGCTGCGCGCGCTGGAGGTGCGCCGCATCACCCGCGTGGGAGACGTGCGCGAGCGGCCCATCGACCTGCGCGTGGTGGCCGCCACGCACCGCGACCTGGAGGCGGAGGTCGAAGCGGGGCGCTTCCGGGAGGATTTGTACTTCCGGCTCGGCGCGGCGACGGTGCTCCTGCCGCCGCTGCGGGAGCGCCCGCGCGAGGTGCCGCTGCTGGCGCGCGATTTCCTGGCCCGGGCGTGCCAGGCCCTGGGCCGAGAGGAGCTGGAGCTGTCCGCGAGCACGCTGTATGCCCTGTCCCGCCACGCGTGGCCCGGCAACGTGCGCGAGCTGCGCAACCTGATGGACTACGCGGCGGCCGCCGTGCCGGAGAACGTGGTGGAGCCGCACCACCTGCCCGCGCGGATGCAGCAGCGTGGCGCGGGCACGCCTGTGCCGGTGCTCGAACAGGACGCGGTGCCGCCTCCCATGGAGGCCGAGCGCGTGGCGCCCCCGAAGGCGCGCGTCCCCCTGGCGCAGGAGCTTCGCGAGCTGGAGCGCCGCCGCATGCAGGAGGCGCTCGATGAGGCAGAGGGCGTCCAGACGCGCGCGGCGGCGATGATTGGCATGCCCATCCGGACCTTCTCGTTCAAGCTGAAGCAGCTCGGCCTGAACCCCCGCGCGTCTCGCAAAGGGCCGCCCTTCGGATGA